The stretch of DNA aacttagattttgttcaaagggtttgtaccgtccaaatgtatgcctcctctatattaaataaaactgagtgccttaaaaacaaagtttctatgccactcaggggggtactagggtataccgcacggacaaacaaaaacaaactaagtaaaatatcctgacccaaagggcaggtcaaaaaaatatatgcgcaaaaataaaaagcataagtataaaaaccctgagcgaaaggacaggttaaaatatctaagtgtgacaaataaagatcgcatatataaaaatatcctagcccgaagggtaggtcatatacatatgaatggcccggggacaggccttaaaatataactgtctccccttcaaataaaagctgccgcccatatgtaaattgttctaaggcagcagcaaatatgtacaaacaaaaaaaaaaagagttataagagaaacgggtagaatctgggtcaataatacggcagctcagtcagcccgcggaggaagacgaggtccaatccgtgcctcaagcgcagcatcaagcttcttcttcttttcccgaaatttggcaaccatctcctcgggtttgggataaaaagtaagcttgatattttgatcGTTGttggaccaagccatgtagactccatcatcaaagcgcttcgggcaccgggcgcaggaaacaggagaaaggagctcggccctcttggcctttcTGGTGGActgttctttgaaatccctaagctccttcaactccgcagctagagcggccttggattcgatgtccgactggtgagtctcctctagagacctcaccttggcgaccatttcatccaaagcctccctggcctcccggagatctctcctggccttctcggcagcctcggtttgagcccttagttcctcctgatgatgggcctccatcctgtctctccgctgagcctcgtcccggatcatggcctccgcctgagcctccctccgtttggcctcctcttccttagccttggccgctgcctcctggcgctcggcagcctcctggtagatctgcctctccgctgtaaggtcttggaggaccttcctgacgtcgttcatgtccccaaagttggacagagcgaagccatggtttatgatgttcctggagaggcggccagcctcagcagcaagctgaaccataacgaagtataaggaaaaacttctcaaaggaagaaaacaaaatacaaacaacaaaaaggaaacgcaaaaaattgcaaagtacttaccactgtgagagaatggctgaggtcctggacctggaagatggaattcagggaagcgcaagtggaaaaccgcttgggcgcacaatgtgtaagctgagaagcgaactcgccggtcatctccgcggcaaaaggagccaaagTAGGCCCTAGGAGGGtacggaaccagtccgttaaggggtccagattgaggttccacggatcatggtagtccgggtggttgatgctcgcctcaacctcagcccgcagaatcctcctaagggcctccacttcagcatacccccgggagtactcgtccatagcatagttgtgtttggctatgcgaagctcctgcctcacctcgtcccccggaatTGGGGTAAGATCgatgtggggaggagcaggattttcctccatcggggagaccccgccgtctaggccacgggcaggagtgtcggccctccgaggcctcttcggctcgtcctgggcaatcatcttgcccttacgcttgcgaatcagagccacttcaggctcctcctcgtcctcctctgctacctccagaggggcttgaggctctcctgtaccctcaacggcttcctccgagaagccccaccctttcccttggccttctcccagaagcacctcctcgtcatccactaagtcaatggtttcggggggagcgccggaaggaaccttcaaggaaggggccgggggagagggggtgaaagccggaggagccacgggagtatgaaccccggcaagctgttccaggatggcatccatggaggtacctgttccaaaaaataagcaagtgttagaagttcgtgaggaaccgcttataaaaaatacagcaaataagctactcctacccgaacttcctaattcggccctagcaaagtcctgaactttaatgctggcagcatcacctccaagataactgtccgagggccgtaaccagctggacgctatgtaagctgatggacctaagggaataggttccggagggccggagcccatccgggaccgacctaggtaatctcctaagttcgtaaaataaaattccttcaaatgatccccccatcgggtcgacggcatcttaaatctacggagacgctcgtcgaaccctacgggcctatgactggtatattcatcgacggaaggaacatagcaaattatcaagggagacttaccgccggcaccggaagtgctagcaccgggagcacccgagtttggttcgggggctgaaggctgaggTCGGGAAGTCTGattctcagaagaaccttcaagatgAGGGGGCCTCCCGGCGGAATGATCCcaaatctcttcttgaagaatcttgtcaaaaaaatttgcctcggacttcccgccaatggcttggctccttcgcaccaccggactccccacgcgaagccctctcccagaggcagcctgggccttagagtacgccttctcctgggccttccggtagagataatcttggtacttcttctctgccgtggcaatgagctcatcccggaaggccttctccgcaaccggcgccctcacattggggcagatgacccgtgagaggttggagtcatccacggattgatgagaaaggataagtttggccttcctacaattctccgtggtgactaggcccccgacatcaagatcggcgtggtcataggaggcgaaggcttgggcccttcgaaggaaagcctgagtgggaagcgtccgctggtaaggtgggatccgcacccactccgtgagaagttccgggtggtccacggccctgaacccggacgagaagaaaaagcggtggcggtactccttaacatgagtctgcctattatatggaaccaccccctcgttagcagggtggatccggaacccataaaaaccatccttaagtttgtcccctttcttggggacggatacaagttcataaaaatataaaatttctgccgggctgggagacccccagccacgggcggtgtaaaaaataaataagcctgagagcaggcggtaagcttgaggaataagttggtatggcgcaaggccgacaaatacaagaaaattcacaaagtaatcttggagcgggagcatggcaccggccatcaaatgggtctgactccaagcctcgaagccgtcatagttgtgattaggcgtctccgagtcacgaggaggccggtggaaggtccccgaggtggagggtttgatcccagccacattaataatgttctccagctggtgaggacaagtcagggtcgatcgaagctcggccgcctcccaaccagttgcacgggacttgtacccctcctgggcaacgggtcccagagagacctcctccagcgtggccatacttttccctttcttcttcgaagattttgagccagaagcagacattttgtgttctgagaaaaacaaaagggaaaaagaaaagcccagcagttaggtcccataccaaaccctaaatcaagaaaaagggagtgggggtcccctaaccgctggaaagaggccccctccggacacgtgtcacctgggaaactctggagagaatccctcaaccagtgtcgggtgcagtgaaatcgcagaaagtggtttcgcaaaaaaagaaaaaaaaaagagagaaaaaaaaggagaaaagccatcctatgccctaagcaactgttaaacgaagaacacatggccctcttcaaacagaactgtataactacaacaggggcatgataaatggcgattctacaactaatgcagtaaacataaaacagaactcgaagaacttaaacactcacacacccagaagcctctaagtacgaacccagaaaacgaacgaagtaaatataagcatgttattatctaaggatgctAGAAACTTACAGTCGATCGTTGAACTGGAGGTGCTGAAGatggttgagtgagagttgagaagcactggcaaaaTCAAACACTGGAAAATTGAATGAAGTGTCTGGGTattaagacagttcgtgctacttcgagaaattttctctctaggaaattcgagcagaaatggcaaggaatggaaagtaaccaaaatgaaggaaaggtggtggcttttataggcaaaagtgcatgaggaacaggcgtcatcacctaccaatcgcacagtgggggagacgcacgattcgaattcccaaagatcaacggaccagatcaatctaccattaaggcggtggaaacgtttgagtatccgtctgacaccatcaatgcgccgcatcaatcatggggcgtgaaacgaatcgacctctgcaaaagcgaatcattgcatttaatgccattatcagacgcacctccacgcgcccccaagttcgtatcagaagaccgaggaggcggttggagacattcctgcaaaaagcaaatcgctgcattaaatgacatcatttaatttgcccccacacgctcgaggctcgagctagggaaacgaggagtcaaccggagacacttgaacaagccttggtttatttttactaagtaaacaaggcttggggggtaaatgttgctccagaattcgcccaaaatacgtggaccagtcgagaggggacacgtggatcggataacttggaaagatttgctaagtctttttgtgccaccaggaagcgctgttagcatgggtcccggaggagacacccggagtacaaggtactccaggaagctagtatagcacgAAGGCTCTCCGGtatatgtcaggtctctcccgagcaatcaagtcgcatttaatgctgcatgggaggaagcgtgttgggactgtaacacacaataaagtctgacggcacaacccccgaacagcagcgctacagtaatgatcatttaagtctagcgacggctactctgcgaagagtcacgtcaatcacaaggcaaaaaggacattctccataaaaaccctacagcacctagggatttgaccatgcatcacccatggtatattcatcgaaaatgcccaactttatggatacttacagacacatgtgtaagaataattctagggattaccccaccaaaacactataaataccccctcaaagctcatttaatggggtcgagaatcttggtttgcaaaagagcaagaagagaaaatactcaccaagaacattctctgtatttaagagaaaaacattctctcaagtgtagaatctgcattaaatacatccattaataacagtggctcgtggactaaggctcattaacgccccaaccacgtaaaaaatcttcatctcactttcttacagctccttattataattatattttaatagttgccgaaaacctcggtcaacaatactaaaacaatcattaataattaataataaataaaaaattattacttaataaaacaataattaattaaaaatacttaaGAAGTcattagaaataaattaatacctaaaactatcactaaataatataataataaattaatacctaaaacaatcactaaataataaaattaataaaaccaaaaaaaaattaaaacaacgGGTCCGATGGCGACCAATCGGGTCCGATTGGTAGCCATCAGACCAAAACAAACCCAACAAAAAATGGCACAATCGGACCCGTTTCAATCGGACCATCGGGCTGCTAATGAGACTACCGGACCTCAACAaagtccgaccatcggaccccaataCCCCCCATCGGACCCTTACAAATCGGACCCTAAGATGACAATCAGACCACACCATCGGACCCAAATAACTTGACCGTCGGTCCCAAAACCCCCATCGAACCATCTCCTTCCTCATACCCGAACCCCAATCCCCATTCCACacaaaaaatttcttaaatctaACTAATAGATCTAACAAATTTTTACAATCCAACAAAGTTTCACATACAAAATCACAATCTTTTAacacttacaaaaaaaatacaaaaaaaaaaaacccaaacaTACCTTGGACATTTTCGTGGGGTTCGGTCTCAGCCGTCGCCGGTTCTGCTTGGTCGGAGTTGGAGTCGACGGCGTGGGTGGGTCGGGGTTGAGCGTCAAAGGAGCACGGTGGGACGGGGTTGAGCCTCGGTCGGTTGCTGGTTGCTTTGAGAGTTTAGTGTTTCGGCTGGGGGCTGGGATTGGGCTGAaagagacgaagagagaggaAGATAGAGGGTTTCAAATGAGGGGTAGTTTAGGAAATTTAGAAAAGTTGTCATATATCACCAATTTTACTAACTTTGCATTTAGGGGAAAAATTATTAGGTAATTTAAGcatggaaattcaaatttcccaaagaatatttgttttttttttttaaaggaagGAGAGCAATATTACATGATTACATCTCCACTGAATATATTTAAGCTAAAGTGCAAGCAAAATTGCAGAGTTCAAACGtatagatgatgatgatgcgATTACATAGTTacatcttttttttctttttttttgaaaagaagaatGAAACTTTTTATTAAAAGCAACAATCAGCAGCCAATAACGGCAACAAATCAGAGGGACAATTGTCCTCTCTAATAATACGGTCAGGGAGATAACAAGACGCTCTTGCAAGCCAATGAGCGACTACGTTAGCGGACCGTTTTACATAACAAATAGACACATTTCTTAAAGACGCCAACAGATGACGAATGCGATTAATGCGGACCGTTACATCTTTATTGGATATATATACATGATTACATGATTAATGCGATTGAtttctcttcaaaaaaaaagaagaatgcGATTgatttctcttaaaaaaaaatgcgaTTGATTTACTGTTAACAGTAAGAtcataattgatttttttagttttttttctttttttttcttttttgttattacgttagattttttttttttttttaaaagcatTATAATCTCACATGTTTGTTAAGTAATGTATATTATTGAGGTGTTTACAACAATGATTAAAATCTCTATATTATTGAggtgtttatatttatatatttttctatttaaattgTTACCATGtttgtttaatattttacaTTCTTGTTTTGTAATCTTTTAAATggttaatcattaataattattattgtgtCATTGTTGCCATTTTGAATAGAATAATATATAGTATTATTTTGTGTGTTTGTTTATACTTctcatattattttaaatagaatGGAAACTGAGGTAACACAAGGAAAATCAAAAGCAGTTTGGGATTCAACAACACATGAGAAATGGGTTGATTTAGCTGTAGAACAAGTGAGAGCTGGCAGTAGATATGGATCACATTTAAGCAAATTAGGTTGGaaaaattttattgaaaaatttaatttaaagacGGGTAGAAATTATGATCGAAAACAAATGAAAAATCATTGGGATAATGTTAAAAAGGAGTGGCAGTTGTGGGATTCATTACTTAGAGGAGAGACTAGACTTGGTTGTGACATGCAAAGGCAAACAGTTGACGCTCCTAATGAATGGTGGGGGGAAAAGTTACAAGTAGGTTTTTGTACATATCTTtcataattatgattttttttttatatatatatatataacaatcatattattttgttttctgaTTAATAAATCAATCAACATAAGTATCCTGATGCTGCTAAATTTCGAGTGAGAGGTTTAGAACATTCTTTCAAGCTAGATGAGTTGTTTAGAGATGTTACCGCTACAGGGGCTAGAGCTTGGGCACCAACTTCTGGTTCACTTCCTCCTTTATACACAGAGGATCATAATGATATAGAGATCAATGAGAATTCAGAGGAAAGTGACCATGAGAGAGTGTGTCAACAAATcagaaaagagaagaatttactTGACCCAAATAAGAAGCAATTTAAGAAGGGGAAAAGGAATAATTCTACAACAGCAAAGTTGTCCAAACAACTTGATGAAATTTGTGAGACAATAAAAAATAGGAGCTCATACATACGTACCGATCCTCCTAGATGTAGCGTTCAAGAAGTGATGGATAAATTAGCTACACTTCTAGATTGTGAACCAATGAGCCCTCTATTTAAAGTTGGCACTAATTTGTTCATGAAGAAAGCAAATAGAGAAATTTTTGTTGCTTTGAAGGAGCCTAAatatcaaattaagtggttGAAAGAACAGGAGTTGAACTTCTAAATTAGATGTTATTTCATTTTACTTGTTTGAATATTGTGGTTTGTTtagttctttttattttatttcttggaCAACTTGGTTTATTTGATTTCTtgaataatattatttgttttatttcaaaaatacttgaattatatatttacatgtttattatatagcaGAATGGATAGTGATTCAGATACAGAAGAGATGAATGAAGAATGTATACAACAAGCTATAACTGAATAAATGGAAATTGATGAGCTAGTCATTATCGTTACAAGAACATCAGTATATTACCATAATAACTTTTTAGTTAAGGAGCCATGTAGAAATTCACCTCACACTGGTTGGAAATTTATGATGGAAATACTTAATGGAAATGATCGACGTTGTCATGAGATGTTTCGAATGGAAAAACATATTTTTTGTAAACTTTGTGATAGATTGAGAAGTTATGGGTTAAAGTCCAGTAAAGGGTTGAGACTAGAAGAGTCAGTTGGTATGTTTATGATGATTTTAGGACATGGAACAGGTAATAGAATAATTCAAGAACATTTTCAACATTCAGGTGAAACTGTTAGTAGACAATTTACAAATGTATTGGAAAAAATGAGTATGCTTGCTTTGGATGAAATCAAACCACCTGAAAATTTTGACGAAGTCTCGTATTATATACGAAATAATCCGAGATATTGGCCCTACTTTAAGGTAATTTGAATACACaatcttcatatatatatatactacctatgaatctttaattttttttttttttttcaaaatgttATAATAGGATTGTATTGGAGCTATATATGGAACACATGTTCGAGTTTCACTTCCCGTAGATAAACAAATTCCATACATTGGAAGAAAGGGTTGTCCTGCGCAAAATATTATGGCTGTATGTGTATTTGATATGCTGTTCACATTTGTGTGGGCAGGATGGGATGGAACAGGACATGATACTCTTATATTTCTTGAAGCATTAAGAaatacaaatttaaattttcctaAACCACCCAATGGTATGTTGCTGTCACTTATAAAAATCAATTATGTGAATATGATCTGAAACTTAATTTaacgattttttatttattttattgcaGGTAAGTATTATTTACTTGATGCAGGGTATCCAAATACGAAAGGTTATTTAGCTCCATATAAAGGGCAAAGATATCACCTTCCTCAATTTCAACAAGGTAGTCAACCTAGTGACTATAAAGAAGTATTTAACCATGCTCATTCATCATTACGTAGTGTTATTGAGCGTTGTTTTGGTGTATGGAAAGCATGTTGGCAAATTTTGCATCGAATGCCTAGTTATGGATATGATAAACAAGTAGCTATTGTTACTGCTTCAATGGCTTTACATAATTTTATTAGGAGAGAGACTATTAATGATATGGACTTTCCGTCTTATGATGAAGCAAATAATGATTTTGTAGACGATGATGTACAAAACATTAACTTAGCAAGAGATGAGAGTGAAATGGGAGTTGTCCGAGATAAAATTGCAGCTGAACTCATGCTGAGATAAACATGAGTATTAGTGTTGTTTTTGTAATtatgtaataattattttaaataataattgtgtaataaattaaagattggttttgtttatatatttttattttattttttgtgattaatttttttttttaaaaaaagaattatattattattattattaacaaatttgatatatataaatatattatttgtaagaGCTTTTATATTCTACAACCAAACACGTATAAGAGCTCTTCAAATAGAAAAGAAGTTCTTTTGAAATTGAAATCCAAACACTAAATGAAAAgcttaaacttttacttctcttCTTCTACTGTTTAAAAGTAAAAGTataagagcatgtttggtattgttttctgttttttgttttcaaaaaattgtttttaaaaatgagaacaaaaaatagtttttgaagtttttaaaaacaagtcatgtttggttagtgttttttaaaaacaatattgaccaaaagtgaattcgttcttaaaacagaaaacaacattttgttgttttcaaaattcttgttttttgtaactttgttttctgaaaactgttttaaaaaaacaatgccaaacaagccaaattgttttcaaaaaacaattttctgtttttaaaaacaaaaaacagttttttagttatgatgtcaAACATGCACTAAGTTATGCCAAACAAAcccattgtattgtattaaataatactaatacaatacaatacaatacattacagcacggcgtaccaaacgagccccaagagaaataatatttagatttttttaataattaatttatgttatttataataatttttaattaatttttttattttaaaattattccaAAAGATttctttaatataaataatgatatggactaataatattttgttacCTGTCAATGTGGTTAGCCTAATCAACATTTAACGTTGTTGGTAGTAACGAATGTAATAGAAAAATACTTGTGGTATTTAATCCgtcgaaaaaaatatataatgtatgtGTATAAACtcgaaaatataaattatttatactacaaataattaacttatataaaatatgaatGAGACCTATTCATTCTAGCAAGATTCTCCACTAGAGAACTTTGTTCTTTCTTTTAACTTAAGCCTCATAAAAAAAACCCTGGTTAGTCCAAAATCATAAACTTCATTAGATTATGATAAGTattcttttttcaaaattattaatataattaaaaattacaaatttatcatatatttttaaataattttttttccgcATATCACCATAATGTGGCTATGTTATTCAAATGCGAACCCTATGGAAAACAAGTCCAAAATTAGTGTAGAGCTTTGAAATGGCAGCAA from Cannabis sativa cultivar Pink pepper isolate KNU-18-1 chromosome 2, ASM2916894v1, whole genome shotgun sequence encodes:
- the LOC115719926 gene encoding L10-interacting MYB domain-containing protein-like — encoded protein: METEVTQGKSKAVWDSTTHEKWVDLAVEQVRAGSRYGSHLSKLGWKNFIEKFNLKTGRNYDRKQMKNHWDNVKKEWQLWDSLLRGETRLGCDMQRQTVDAPNEWWGEKLQYPDAAKFRVRGLEHSFKLDELFRDVTATGARAWAPTSGSLPPLYTEDHNDIEINENSEESDHERVCQQIRKEKNLLDPNKKQFKKGKRNNSTTAKLSKQLDEICETIKNRSSYIRTDPPRCSVQEVMDKLATLLDCEPMSPLFKVGTNLFMKKANREIFVALKEPKYQIKWLKEQELNF
- the LOC133034184 gene encoding uncharacterized protein LOC133034184, with the translated sequence MEIDELVIIVTRTSVYYHNNFLVKEPCRNSPHTGWKFMMEILNGNDRRCHEMFRMEKHIFCKLCDRLRSYGLKSSKGLRLEESVGETVSRQFTNVLEKMSMLALDEIKPPENFDEVSYYIRNNPRYWPYFKDCIGAIYGTHVRVSLPVDKQIPYIGRKGCPAQNIMAVCVFDMLFTFVWAGWDGTGHDTLIFLEALRNTNLNFPKPPNGKYYLLDAGYPNTKGYLAPYKGQRYHLPQFQQGSQPSDYKEVFNHAHSSLRSVIERCFGVWKACWQILHRMPSYGYDKQVAIVTASMALHNFIRRETINDMDFPSYDEANNDFVDDDVQNINLARDESEMGVVRDKIAAELMLR